From Pedobacter indicus, a single genomic window includes:
- a CDS encoding penicillin acylase family protein, with the protein MKTLYILSAFLLLYACQSSDKEQISVEGLKESVEILRDKWGVNHIYANNQHDLFFAQGYAAAKDRLFQFEIWRRQATGTVAELLGERELKRDIGTRLFKFRGDMKTEMNHYHKDGEEIITAYTDGVNAYIEEILRTPEKLPVEFKILNIVPEKWTPEVVISRHQGLLGNINKELETGRAVARLGAETTKTLSWFHPQDPDINLDPSINKELLFDDILELYNAYRAPLRFEQSDIRKEFQSTDASNSLSQQLKKEEDMLSIGSNNWVVSKERTVDGNTYMANDPHRAITVPSLRYMVHLVAPGWDVIGGGEPEIPGISIGHNEYGAWGLTIFSTDAEDLYVYDINPENLKQYLYRGEWMDMNVISEQINVKNQDPTKVELLYTRHGPVVYVDSIHHKAYAVRCGWLEIGGAPYLASLRFGQAKNWEEFRDACSYSHIPGENMIWADKEGNIGWQAVGIAPIRRNFSGLIPVPGDGRYEWEGYIPIKERPHMLNPSKGFFATANQNVTPDDYEHWDAIGFSWSDPFRGDRINEVLGNGNKFTMEDMRALQVDYLSIPARTLVPMLDSLSLSGRAADARSVLRDWDFKLNANSIEAAIYVAWENEISDLAARKFIPTSAKEIIGKFQLAQLISWIKEPENRFGPDPLNGRDAFLKEAFEAAITYLEETLGSDMNYWQYGQEKFKHTHMQHALSSLVNEETKAKLDLKPLPRGGNAYTVGSTGINNRQTTGASFRLIVNTGDWDAAISTNGPGQSGDPESAFYSNLYEPWANDEYFPLYYSKDKILAVTADRIVLDPGKTKE; encoded by the coding sequence ATGAAGACACTTTATATTTTATCAGCCTTTTTACTTCTTTACGCCTGCCAATCGTCAGATAAGGAACAAATATCAGTCGAAGGATTAAAGGAATCGGTCGAAATTTTGCGAGACAAATGGGGCGTCAACCATATTTATGCTAATAATCAGCATGATTTATTTTTTGCACAGGGTTACGCTGCCGCAAAAGACCGTCTTTTTCAGTTTGAAATATGGAGACGTCAAGCGACCGGTACTGTCGCCGAGCTCTTAGGTGAACGAGAACTAAAGCGAGACATCGGCACTCGGTTGTTCAAGTTCCGGGGTGATATGAAAACGGAAATGAATCATTATCATAAGGACGGGGAAGAAATTATTACAGCATATACGGACGGCGTCAATGCTTATATTGAAGAGATTCTCCGAACACCGGAAAAGCTTCCGGTTGAGTTCAAGATATTGAATATTGTTCCAGAAAAATGGACGCCAGAAGTAGTCATTTCGAGACATCAAGGTCTTTTGGGAAATATCAACAAAGAATTAGAGACTGGAAGAGCTGTCGCCAGGTTAGGTGCGGAAACTACGAAGACCCTATCTTGGTTTCATCCTCAAGATCCGGATATCAATCTCGATCCCAGTATAAATAAGGAGCTTTTGTTCGACGATATTCTCGAACTATACAATGCCTATAGAGCTCCTCTCCGATTTGAGCAAAGTGATATACGGAAAGAATTCCAATCAACCGACGCGTCTAACAGTCTATCACAGCAATTAAAAAAAGAGGAAGATATGCTTTCTATTGGCAGTAACAACTGGGTCGTAAGTAAAGAGCGTACAGTCGATGGGAACACCTATATGGCGAATGACCCGCATCGGGCAATTACCGTCCCATCCCTTAGGTATATGGTCCATCTCGTTGCACCTGGCTGGGACGTAATCGGTGGCGGTGAACCTGAAATCCCAGGTATTTCAATTGGGCATAATGAATATGGAGCTTGGGGCCTCACCATCTTCAGTACGGATGCTGAAGATCTTTACGTTTATGACATTAATCCTGAAAACCTCAAGCAATACCTATATCGTGGCGAGTGGATGGATATGAACGTAATTTCAGAACAAATAAACGTTAAAAATCAAGACCCTACTAAGGTAGAGTTACTTTATACCAGACACGGCCCGGTGGTTTACGTAGATTCGATACACCACAAAGCATATGCCGTACGTTGTGGCTGGCTGGAAATCGGTGGAGCGCCCTATTTAGCTTCTCTACGATTTGGGCAAGCTAAAAACTGGGAAGAGTTTCGAGATGCGTGTAGTTATAGTCATATTCCCGGTGAGAATATGATTTGGGCAGACAAGGAAGGCAATATTGGTTGGCAAGCCGTTGGCATAGCCCCTATACGTCGAAACTTTAGCGGACTTATACCTGTTCCTGGTGATGGCCGATACGAATGGGAAGGCTATATTCCAATTAAAGAAAGACCTCATATGCTCAACCCTTCGAAAGGATTTTTTGCGACCGCAAACCAAAATGTAACGCCCGATGATTACGAACATTGGGATGCAATAGGATTCTCATGGTCCGATCCGTTTCGCGGTGATCGCATTAATGAAGTATTAGGCAATGGCAATAAATTCACAATGGAAGACATGCGCGCATTACAAGTAGATTATCTTTCTATCCCTGCGAGAACATTGGTTCCGATGCTTGATTCGCTAAGCTTATCGGGCAGGGCTGCTGACGCCAGAAGTGTTTTACGGGACTGGGATTTTAAATTAAATGCGAACTCAATTGAAGCCGCAATTTATGTGGCTTGGGAAAACGAAATATCCGATCTTGCCGCGAGAAAATTTATCCCGACATCGGCTAAAGAAATCATCGGCAAATTTCAGCTAGCTCAATTGATCAGCTGGATTAAAGAACCTGAAAACCGATTTGGACCTGATCCACTTAATGGTAGAGATGCATTCCTAAAAGAAGCTTTTGAAGCAGCGATTACCTATTTGGAGGAGACTTTGGGAAGCGATATGAACTATTGGCAATATGGTCAGGAAAAATTCAAGCATACGCATATGCAACACGCTTTAAGCAGCCTCGTAAACGAAGAAACAAAGGCGAAATTAGATCTAAAACCTCTTCCCAGAGGCGGAAATGCCTATACGGTGGGGTCAACGGGGATCAATAATAGACAAACAACGGGGGCTTCGTTCCGACTGATTGTTAATACGGGTGACTGGGACGCGGCTATCAGCACGAATGGGCCTGGACAGTCTGGAGACCCCGAAAGCGCATTTTATAGTAACCTATACGAGCCTTGGGCAAACGATGAATATTTCCCGTTATATTATTCAAAGGATAAAATACTAGCTGTAACAGCTGACAGAATCGTACTAGATCCCGGAAAAACAAAGGAATAA
- a CDS encoding sulfatase family protein, with product MRFPNKLLTLFIGFLGLHNLHAQTNEVRPNVIVIYSDDQGWTDINSFGGKDLYTPVLDSLAADGVRFTQFYAASPVCSPSRASLLTGRYPQRAGLAGNASSHKGVEGMPTEQYTIGEFFRDAGYKTAHIGKWHVGYTPETMPNAQGFDYSYGFMGGCIDNYSHFFYWDGPNRHDLWCNGKEVYEDGTYFPDLMIRETNTFIDKNKDNPFFIYFAINMPHYPLQGEKKWLDYYSDKGLESPRDKYAAFVSTMDEKIGEVVNHLKELGLYENTIIVFQSDHGFSEEERGFGGGGSAGVLRGSKFSLFEGGTRVPAIITWPRGIEANQVRDQFSANIDWYPTLAELCGIHLPARRLDGKSLVSIIADKNEPTKHDVFFWRQGGSKEKPQWAVRMGDWKLLRYPVFAEDKELDERGFFLVNINEDLAETKNLAQQFPQRVKELEILYEEWLADVSLQ from the coding sequence ATGAGATTTCCAAACAAACTCCTTACTCTCTTCATCGGTTTTTTAGGGCTTCACAATTTACATGCTCAAACTAACGAGGTACGCCCTAATGTAATTGTTATTTATTCTGATGACCAGGGCTGGACTGACATCAACTCTTTTGGTGGGAAAGATCTTTATACACCTGTTTTGGATAGTCTAGCAGCGGATGGTGTCCGATTTACGCAATTCTATGCAGCGTCCCCGGTTTGTTCACCTTCTCGTGCGTCATTGTTGACCGGTCGCTATCCGCAGCGGGCAGGACTAGCGGGAAATGCTTCTTCTCATAAAGGGGTAGAGGGCATGCCAACAGAGCAATATACGATTGGGGAATTCTTCCGAGATGCAGGTTATAAGACTGCTCACATTGGCAAATGGCATGTAGGTTATACGCCTGAAACGATGCCCAATGCACAGGGTTTCGACTATTCTTATGGCTTTATGGGCGGTTGTATTGACAATTATTCGCATTTCTTTTATTGGGATGGTCCGAATAGACATGATTTGTGGTGCAACGGAAAAGAAGTATATGAAGATGGAACTTATTTTCCCGATTTAATGATTCGTGAAACCAATACCTTTATAGATAAAAATAAGGATAACCCTTTCTTTATTTATTTCGCTATCAACATGCCTCATTACCCATTACAAGGGGAGAAAAAGTGGTTAGACTATTATAGTGATAAAGGGCTGGAGTCACCAAGGGATAAATACGCGGCTTTTGTTTCAACGATGGATGAGAAAATTGGAGAAGTAGTGAATCACCTAAAAGAGTTAGGGCTTTATGAGAATACAATCATCGTCTTTCAGTCAGATCATGGTTTTTCTGAAGAAGAGAGAGGCTTCGGGGGAGGTGGATCAGCAGGAGTATTACGCGGTTCAAAATTCAGTTTATTCGAAGGTGGTACTCGAGTTCCGGCGATAATAACATGGCCGAGAGGGATTGAAGCTAATCAAGTGCGAGATCAATTTTCTGCAAATATAGATTGGTATCCTACCTTAGCAGAACTATGCGGGATTCATCTACCAGCGCGTCGTTTGGACGGGAAAAGCTTAGTTTCGATTATTGCTGACAAAAATGAGCCAACAAAGCATGATGTGTTTTTCTGGCGTCAAGGTGGCTCCAAAGAAAAGCCACAATGGGCTGTACGGATGGGTGATTGGAAATTATTAAGATATCCTGTATTTGCCGAGGATAAAGAACTAGATGAAAGAGGCTTCTTTCTCGTAAATATCAATGAAGATCTAGCAGAAACAAAAAACCTGGCTCAGCAATTTCCTCAGCGTGTAAAAGAACTCGAGATCTTATACGAGGAATGGTTGGCTGACGTGAGCCTTCAGTAG
- a CDS encoding DinB family protein, whose product MKTTVILTKEEFLEHWLGHRALTRRTIEKFPEKELFEFSIGGMRTFADLVKELLSIAEPGLRGIVERADKPYDHKLNLNTKAELLAQWDADTPKIRELYNQIPEEDFHETHNLFGEYNFPIYSNLLYFVDNEIHHRGQGFVYLRALGIEPPFFWERQ is encoded by the coding sequence ATGAAAACGACCGTAATTTTAACAAAAGAAGAGTTTTTAGAGCATTGGTTAGGACATCGTGCATTGACCCGCAGAACCATAGAGAAATTTCCAGAGAAAGAACTTTTTGAATTCTCTATTGGTGGTATGCGAACTTTTGCTGATCTGGTGAAAGAGCTTTTATCCATTGCTGAGCCTGGTCTGCGCGGAATCGTTGAAAGAGCCGATAAGCCCTACGACCATAAACTGAATTTAAATACGAAAGCTGAATTATTGGCACAATGGGATGCTGATACACCCAAAATTAGAGAACTGTACAATCAAATCCCTGAGGAAGATTTCCACGAAACGCATAATCTGTTTGGTGAATATAATTTCCCGATTTATAGTAATCTGCTCTATTTTGTCGATAATGAAATCCATCATCGGGGTCAAGGTTTTGTTTATCTACGTGCACTGGGCATTGAGCCTCCTTTCTTTTGGGAACGTCAATAG
- a CDS encoding helix-turn-helix transcriptional regulator codes for MDITKRFNRVIAIYFQLQAKPLVRAQDLADQFEVSKRTIYRDIRSLEQAGIPIYGEAGSGYALVEGYKIALPRFTNEEIITLAAAEQLMKKFVDPDLSKHFASAINKIKAYLRSHEKMNITELEENIAMSVLENRFNKNVPSALSYLFDGVARKKLINMEYQSGSSTEPTSRTIEPVGAFHEGAYWYFMAYCHLRKDYRQFRIDRIHKIHLTDEPFTKKHKRLSYYLKKDENVPTTKIRLAISRDFARYLQWERNYYGFVAEETRGEEVIMTFESKNIEQEFPRWYLMFADRARILEPESLKKKVSELLSKIKV; via the coding sequence ATGGATATCACCAAAAGATTTAACCGGGTCATTGCTATTTATTTTCAACTTCAGGCCAAACCATTGGTCAGAGCACAAGACCTTGCAGACCAGTTTGAAGTAAGCAAGAGAACGATTTATCGTGATATCCGTTCTCTCGAACAAGCAGGAATACCTATTTATGGAGAAGCTGGATCTGGCTACGCATTGGTCGAGGGCTATAAGATAGCATTACCTCGCTTCACAAATGAAGAGATCATAACGCTTGCTGCCGCAGAACAGCTCATGAAAAAGTTTGTAGACCCTGACCTATCCAAACATTTTGCGTCAGCAATTAATAAAATTAAAGCCTACTTACGATCTCATGAAAAGATGAATATAACAGAGCTGGAAGAAAACATAGCGATGAGTGTATTGGAAAACCGCTTCAATAAAAACGTACCGTCAGCTCTATCATATCTTTTCGATGGTGTCGCGCGGAAAAAGCTTATTAATATGGAATACCAAAGTGGTAGCTCTACCGAACCAACATCACGTACAATTGAGCCGGTTGGTGCGTTTCATGAGGGGGCATACTGGTATTTTATGGCGTATTGCCATCTCCGAAAAGATTATAGGCAATTTCGAATAGACCGGATTCATAAGATACATTTGACTGACGAGCCTTTCACGAAAAAACATAAACGTCTCTCCTATTACCTAAAAAAAGATGAAAACGTTCCCACTACAAAAATACGCCTGGCAATCTCTCGTGATTTTGCCAGATACCTGCAGTGGGAACGTAATTATTATGGCTTCGTAGCTGAAGAAACTAGGGGAGAAGAGGTCATCATGACATTTGAATCAAAAAACATCGAGCAAGAATTTCCTCGTTGGTATCTCATGTTTGCTGATCGGGCAAGAATATTGGAACCTGAGTCGTTGAAGAAAAAAGTAAGCGAGCTGCTTAGTAAAATCAAGGTCTAA
- a CDS encoding CusA/CzcA family heavy metal efflux RND transporter, which translates to MLNKIIEFSVRNKLIIGLFTLALIIYGSFEATRLPIDAQPDITNNQVQVITVASSFGALDIERLITFPIEQANSNIPGIEEIRSFSRFGLSLVTIVFDDKTDIYWARQQVAERLAQVQSQIPEGIGSPELGPISTGLGEIYQYVVRPKKGYEHKYDETELRTIQDWIVRRQLLGVKGVADVSSFGGKLKQYEIAIDPQQLQAYHLTLDDVFDALAKNNENTGGAYIEKGPTVLFIRSEGLIGSVEDIENISIKSADSRSPVFIRDVAKVNIGHATRYGAMTYNDEGEVSGAIVMMLKGANSNEVIKEVKAKVAEIQKTLPEGVIIEPFLDRSKMVHNTISTVKTNLIEGALIVVFILVLFLGNVRAGFLVASVIPLSMLFAVIMMNIFGVGGNLMSLGALDFGLIVDGAVIIVEAVMHQLTHNKKYGLNNILRRDEMDKQVISSASRMANSAVFGQIIILIVYLPILTLSGIEGKMFKPMAQTVGFALIGAFILSLTYIPMMSALFLSRKKKLKPNRSDRVMSRIEVFYKRCLIKALGVPKAIIGIILVLFIGAIFTLSRMGGEFIPSLEEGDFAVETRILPGSNINTTIEYTNKAARILKDQFPEVEKVVTKIGSGEIPTEPMPMDAGDMIIVLKPKSEWTSATTFPELSEKMSRSIQDIPGITTGFQFPVQMRFNELMTGARQDIVVKIFGEDLDSLAYYAQKLGGVVQTVEGAQDLYIEPISGMPQVVIDFDRNAVARYQLDISDINRVVNMAFAGQSTGMVFEGERRFDLVVRLDTSKRRNIEDIRSILIPAPSGIQIPLSQLAEVELKNSPNQIQREDAKRRIVVGFNVRGRDVESIVEELQEKVAVEINLPAGYYTTYGGTFENLNQAKARLGVAVPVSLVLIFLLLFFAFGSIKHSLLIYTAIPLSAIGGIYFLALRGLPFSISAGVGFIALFGVAVLNGIVLIAEFNRLKSHGLKNTTRIVLIGARTRLRPVLMTACVASLGFLPMAISTGSGAEVQRPLATVVIGGLLLATLLTLFVLPILYILFEKIPKLKLRTKRKTMKVLIAMLFMLSSLPAFSQQGILIDQAIDTAVKNSYLTKNSKLLSQYQQKLIRSSSDIPQASVNGEYGRLNSWRKDYKIGVSQTISFPTVYRRKKDVLNSQWEEAVINEKLAEAEIERHVSEVFYHLLVLNEREQLLTKTDSIFKLFLDKATKRFDMGASNMMEKASAEVQRSQIAIQLEELRNEHDLALLRFQLLLNTEKKYIPEGEAFSTLTEGAHTAGQINEHPEVELYKQKIQTAEHETRWKKSEFLPNLLAGYSLQSMAELDSRHYTAIEVGIGIPIFNRGRKAAVAASKQKQLIAENDYTQKQAELTSKYQQALLEYESRAETIQRYHDDQLPNAELIIQTAKRQFSEGEIDYIEWIMLNNQAIAIQSDYFDALHALNQAIINLNYLLYSK; encoded by the coding sequence ATGCTTAATAAGATCATTGAGTTTTCCGTAAGGAATAAACTCATCATTGGGCTGTTTACATTAGCCCTTATCATATACGGTAGCTTTGAAGCTACGAGATTACCTATAGATGCACAACCAGATATCACGAATAATCAGGTACAGGTTATAACAGTTGCATCGTCTTTCGGAGCCTTGGATATTGAACGCTTAATTACATTTCCTATTGAGCAAGCAAATAGCAATATCCCAGGAATTGAAGAAATTCGAAGTTTTTCCCGATTTGGCCTATCGCTGGTAACGATAGTTTTTGACGACAAGACAGACATTTATTGGGCTCGGCAACAGGTCGCCGAAAGGTTGGCACAGGTACAAAGCCAAATACCCGAAGGAATCGGCAGTCCTGAACTTGGGCCGATCTCTACAGGCTTAGGAGAAATTTATCAATACGTGGTGCGGCCAAAAAAAGGTTACGAGCATAAGTATGACGAGACCGAACTTCGGACCATTCAGGATTGGATTGTAAGAAGGCAGTTGCTTGGAGTTAAAGGGGTTGCTGACGTGAGCAGCTTCGGTGGAAAACTAAAGCAATATGAAATCGCGATTGATCCTCAGCAACTACAGGCTTACCATCTGACATTAGATGATGTATTCGATGCTCTAGCAAAGAATAACGAAAATACCGGAGGTGCATATATTGAGAAAGGACCTACCGTTTTATTTATTCGTAGTGAGGGGCTTATCGGAAGTGTAGAGGATATCGAAAATATTTCGATTAAGTCTGCTGATAGCCGGTCTCCGGTGTTCATTCGCGATGTGGCCAAAGTTAATATTGGCCATGCCACCAGATACGGAGCGATGACCTATAATGATGAAGGGGAGGTGTCAGGGGCGATTGTCATGATGCTAAAAGGTGCAAATAGCAATGAGGTCATTAAAGAAGTTAAAGCTAAGGTGGCGGAGATACAGAAAACACTGCCCGAAGGCGTAATCATTGAGCCTTTCTTGGACCGCAGTAAAATGGTTCATAATACAATTTCGACCGTTAAAACCAATCTAATCGAAGGTGCGTTGATCGTCGTTTTTATTCTGGTTTTATTTTTAGGTAATGTGCGCGCTGGTTTTTTAGTGGCTTCTGTGATCCCATTGTCAATGCTGTTTGCAGTTATCATGATGAATATATTTGGAGTCGGCGGCAATTTAATGAGTCTGGGAGCATTAGATTTCGGGTTGATTGTAGATGGTGCAGTGATTATTGTTGAAGCAGTTATGCACCAACTGACCCACAACAAAAAATACGGACTGAATAATATACTTCGTCGGGATGAGATGGACAAGCAAGTTATTTCCTCAGCCTCACGCATGGCAAATAGTGCTGTTTTTGGACAAATTATCATCCTAATTGTTTACCTCCCTATTCTGACGTTGAGTGGTATCGAAGGTAAAATGTTTAAACCGATGGCTCAGACCGTTGGGTTTGCATTGATCGGGGCATTCATCCTTTCATTGACATATATACCGATGATGAGTGCACTATTCTTAAGCAGAAAGAAGAAATTAAAACCCAATCGGTCAGATCGGGTAATGTCACGGATCGAGGTTTTCTATAAAAGATGCTTAATCAAAGCATTGGGTGTGCCGAAGGCTATCATCGGGATAATTCTCGTGTTGTTTATTGGGGCGATTTTCACACTTTCAAGGATGGGAGGTGAATTTATTCCATCATTAGAGGAAGGCGACTTTGCAGTTGAAACAAGGATTTTACCAGGAAGTAATATCAATACCACAATCGAGTACACCAACAAGGCGGCTCGGATTCTGAAGGATCAGTTTCCGGAAGTTGAAAAGGTCGTCACCAAAATAGGAAGTGGTGAAATACCTACGGAGCCTATGCCCATGGATGCAGGAGATATGATCATTGTTCTAAAGCCAAAAAGTGAATGGACTTCGGCAACTACCTTTCCCGAACTTTCTGAAAAGATGAGTCGTTCTATTCAAGATATTCCGGGAATTACAACGGGCTTTCAATTTCCGGTGCAAATGCGCTTCAATGAATTGATGACAGGTGCTCGTCAAGATATTGTTGTCAAAATATTTGGAGAAGATTTGGATAGCTTGGCCTATTACGCACAAAAACTAGGGGGCGTAGTGCAGACTGTTGAGGGCGCACAAGATCTTTACATCGAACCCATCAGTGGTATGCCACAAGTAGTGATTGATTTCGACCGTAATGCCGTTGCAAGATATCAACTGGATATTTCAGACATCAATCGGGTTGTAAATATGGCTTTCGCTGGTCAAAGTACGGGAATGGTATTCGAAGGAGAGCGCAGATTTGACTTGGTTGTGCGTTTAGATACTTCTAAACGGAGAAATATAGAAGATATCCGCAGTATTCTGATACCTGCACCAAGTGGTATCCAGATTCCCTTGAGCCAACTAGCAGAGGTTGAACTGAAAAATAGTCCAAATCAGATACAACGTGAAGATGCCAAAAGAAGAATCGTTGTTGGGTTTAACGTCAGAGGCAGGGATGTTGAAAGCATCGTCGAAGAGCTTCAAGAAAAGGTTGCAGTTGAGATTAATCTACCAGCTGGATATTATACGACATATGGTGGAACATTTGAAAATCTGAATCAAGCAAAAGCACGCTTGGGAGTCGCTGTACCTGTCTCATTGGTACTGATATTTCTATTATTGTTTTTCGCATTTGGGTCCATCAAACATAGTTTACTTATCTACACAGCCATTCCTTTGTCAGCGATCGGAGGTATTTACTTTTTGGCTTTGAGAGGGTTGCCTTTTAGTATCAGTGCCGGCGTTGGCTTTATCGCTTTGTTCGGTGTGGCTGTTTTAAATGGTATTGTATTAATTGCGGAATTTAACAGACTAAAAAGCCATGGTCTTAAAAACACAACACGAATTGTACTCATCGGTGCGAGGACTCGTTTACGACCCGTATTAATGACCGCGTGTGTTGCGTCGTTAGGTTTTTTACCGATGGCCATCAGTACAGGTTCAGGTGCTGAAGTTCAGCGCCCACTGGCTACCGTTGTAATCGGAGGGCTGTTGTTGGCAACCTTGCTGACACTTTTTGTCTTGCCTATCCTTTACATCCTTTTTGAAAAGATCCCTAAACTAAAACTCAGGACTAAAAGAAAGACTATGAAAGTATTGATCGCAATGCTCTTTATGTTGTCATCGTTACCTGCTTTTTCGCAGCAAGGTATTTTAATTGACCAAGCCATAGACACCGCTGTTAAAAACAGCTATTTAACGAAAAATAGCAAGCTTTTGTCCCAGTACCAGCAGAAACTGATAAGGAGTAGTTCAGATATTCCGCAAGCCTCGGTTAATGGGGAATATGGGCGTTTGAATTCATGGAGGAAAGATTATAAGATAGGGGTTTCTCAGACAATCTCTTTCCCGACTGTTTATCGGCGTAAAAAGGATGTATTGAACAGTCAATGGGAGGAGGCTGTTATCAATGAAAAGCTCGCCGAAGCTGAAATAGAGAGGCATGTTTCCGAAGTATTTTACCACCTACTGGTCCTTAATGAAAGAGAGCAGCTGTTAACGAAAACCGACAGCATATTTAAACTTTTCCTCGATAAGGCTACCAAACGATTTGATATGGGAGCCTCTAATATGATGGAAAAAGCCTCTGCCGAGGTACAGCGATCCCAGATTGCTATTCAATTAGAAGAATTGAGAAATGAACATGATTTAGCTCTTCTCCGTTTTCAGTTATTATTAAATACTGAGAAAAAATATATTCCAGAAGGAGAGGCCTTCAGTACTTTAACAGAAGGAGCTCATACAGCTGGTCAGATAAATGAGCACCCTGAAGTTGAATTATATAAACAGAAGATACAAACAGCGGAACATGAAACACGTTGGAAAAAATCAGAATTTCTGCCGAACCTTTTGGCTGGTTATTCTCTGCAAAGCATGGCTGAATTAGATTCACGGCATTACACTGCAATTGAAGTGGGAATTGGAATCCCGATTTTCAATAGAGGGCGCAAAGCGGCTGTCGCGGCTAGTAAACAAAAACAGCTTATCGCTGAGAACGACTATACGCAGAAACAGGCCGAACTGACAAGCAAATACCAACAAGCGCTTTTAGAGTACGAAAGCCGCGCGGAAACTATTCAAAGGTATCATGATGATCAACTTCCGAATGCGGAATTAATTATCCAAACTGCGAAGCGTCAATTCTCCGAAGGAGAAATTGATTACATAGAATGGATCATGCTGAACAATCAAGCTATCGCTATCCAATCTGACTATTTTGATGCATTACATGCGCTTAACCAAGCTATTATCAATCTTAATTATCTTCTATATTCTAAATAA
- a CDS encoding efflux RND transporter periplasmic adaptor subunit: MKNIAIILFITIFFGCQNDRDTAEQGKESSETPAIDNIVRLTSEQLENASIDSVSLEKVNISGVLRLNGTVEVDPDNRVSLSSALGGHIKSVNVLPGQAVRKGEAILTVEDNQFIQVQQDYLTTKAELTSAEADFNRQKELNASKSVSDKAVEQAETEYLSLLATKRGLEEKLRLINISPSQLTPANIRRGINIVAPFNGVISDVMVNKGKYVSPSDVLVELINPQSMLLRLQVFEKDWSSVRVGQTIEAHTNQESDKKIQAEIISTGMIINEDGSALVIARVKNPQIVPLVPGLYVNALIHIENKNVYTLPNDAIVSFENKSYIFEWIESTSFRMKEVTTGSSNDGKVEIVNYEDLVDKPIVNKGAYSLLMAAKNKGEEE; encoded by the coding sequence ATGAAAAATATTGCAATTATTCTATTTATAACAATCTTTTTTGGCTGTCAAAATGATCGTGACACGGCTGAACAAGGAAAGGAGAGCTCAGAGACACCAGCCATAGATAATATTGTCCGATTGACGTCAGAACAGTTAGAGAATGCATCGATTGATTCAGTATCGCTTGAAAAAGTTAATATTTCTGGTGTACTACGATTAAACGGAACTGTCGAAGTAGATCCGGATAATCGGGTTTCTCTCTCAAGTGCTTTAGGCGGCCATATCAAATCAGTCAATGTGCTTCCAGGGCAAGCGGTGCGGAAAGGGGAAGCTATATTAACCGTAGAAGACAACCAATTTATTCAAGTACAACAAGATTATCTTACGACAAAGGCTGAGTTAACCAGTGCAGAAGCCGATTTTAACCGTCAAAAAGAGCTGAATGCAAGCAAGTCGGTGAGTGACAAGGCGGTGGAGCAAGCAGAAACGGAATACCTGTCTCTGTTAGCCACTAAAAGAGGATTGGAAGAGAAACTGCGCCTGATCAATATTTCCCCATCGCAGCTAACGCCCGCTAATATCAGACGAGGGATCAATATTGTCGCACCATTCAATGGTGTGATTAGTGATGTAATGGTTAACAAAGGTAAATACGTTTCTCCGTCTGATGTATTGGTTGAACTGATCAATCCGCAATCAATGCTCTTACGACTTCAGGTTTTCGAAAAGGACTGGTCATCAGTGAGGGTCGGACAAACCATCGAAGCCCACACAAACCAAGAGTCTGATAAAAAGATCCAAGCCGAAATTATATCAACAGGAATGATCATTAACGAAGACGGAAGTGCGCTAGTGATTGCTCGCGTAAAGAACCCTCAGATTGTCCCTCTGGTACCTGGTCTGTATGTAAATGCACTTATTCATATCGAGAACAAAAATGTTTACACCCTGCCGAATGATGCCATTGTCTCATTCGAAAATAAAAGCTACATCTTTGAATGGATCGAGTCTACCTCTTTTCGAATGAAAGAAGTAACTACAGGCAGTTCAAATGACGGAAAAGTTGAAATTGTCAACTATGAAGATCTAGTCGATAAACCCATTGTAAATAAAGGAGCCTACTCCCTATTGATGGCGGCAAAAAACAAAGGCGAAGAAGAATAG